The nucleotide sequence ACGCAATAATTCCAAGCATCGCAGGCTGGGCAAAAATAACAGGTTTTAATACTATTATTATTGATGACGATGATCCATATTCACACGGATTTCAAGTAATTTAGGAATATAGAATTATGAAAAAAGTTGTAATTGTCGGCGGCGGTGTTTCGGGACTTTTCTCAGCTTATTATCTTAACAAGTTAAACTTTGATGTAACAATAATCGATGAATATGATTTCGACAATGGCTGCTCGCATGGTAACGCCGGATTTGTTGTTCCAAGTCATATTATACCGCTTGCTTCACCAAGCATGATTCCCAAAGCCGTAAAATGGATGTTCAATTCAAAATCTCCTCTTTCTTTTTACCCAAGGTTGAATAAAGATTTCATTTCTTGGTGTTTTAAATTTTTACGCAGCGCCAATAAAACACACGTTAATAATTCAATAGTTCCATTGAGAGATATTTCTTTTTTGAGCAGCAATTTGTATAAAGAAGTTGCCGAAGAATTGAATAATTCATTTGGTTTAACTTCCAAAGGTTTGCTTATGCTTTATAAAAATGAAAAAACCGCCGAAGAGGAAATCGCGCTCGCTAAACTTTCAAACAAATATGGAATTGAAACAAATATTCTTTCAAAAAGCGATATTCAAAACTTGGATCCGCATTGTAAATATGATGTAAATGGTGGAGTTATTTATTATTGTGATTCTCATTTTACTCCAAATTATCTGATTAAATCTTTAGTGGAAAATCTGAAATCTAAAAATGTTAATTTAGTTTCAAACGAAGTAATTAGAAAAATAAAATTTTCCAGCAAACACATAAGAAGCATTGGCGGAAGTAAAGATACATACGAAGCCGATTCTTTTTTATTTGCTTCCGGCGTTTGGACTGCAGAATTGTTGAAAAAATTAAAGGTCAATATTCCGCTTATGCCCGGCAAAGGCTATAGTTTTAATGTGGAAACGAGAAATAATTTTCCTACATATCCCTCAATTTTGGTTGATGAAAGAGTCGCGGTAACACCGATGAACGGATTTTTAAGAATCGGCGGTAATATGGAAATCGATTTGATTAACCATAAAGTTAGAACGAGCAGAGTAAAAAACATGCTGGATTCGTTTATAAAATATTATCCCGAATTGAAATTTGAAATGCCGGAGGAAGACAATATTTGGCATGGATTAAGACCTTGTTCACCGGACGGTCTTCCATACATTGGCAAAAGTAATAAGTATGGAAATTTATTTATTGCCGCCGGCCATGCTATGCTGGGAATGAGTTTGGGCCCCGCAACCGGAAAATTAATTTCAGAGATAATATCAAATCAAAAAACTTCCATAAATATTGACGATTATAATCCGGAAAGATTTAATTAAGTCCAATTGTGGTCACCAGGTTAAAGGTGACTACATTTAAACAAATTTCATTTAGCATACCAAATAACTTTATAAAAAAGTTAACCAATAACTTAATCTCAATTATTTAAATGCGATAATTAGGTGCTAAAATATTTTTAGAATCTTACATTCTTAATGATCTGAATTATTTGAATCTCTTGGATTAAATATGAAAACTAAAGTCTTAACCTTCCTTAAACTACTTTTAACTGTTTTGTTAATTATTTCAGGCTGCTCGGAAGATGAAAATAGTGTCAGTAGTCCGGTAAGTAAATTTTTAGGGAAATACAAATCAACGAAACCGGTATTGGTTAAAATTAAAACGGATTTCTGCACATTTGAGTTAACCGATGTAGCAACAATAGAATGGGATGTAATTTGGGAAGTAAAAGAAACAAAAGATCCAAATATTGTTGATATTGTAATGACATATAAAAGTCATGATTTTAAGATCATTAATTCAGAATGTACAGATGGAGCGGGTTATCTTCCCGAACCGTCTCCGCTTTATATTAAAGGAAATATTTCGGGAAATAATCTTTCAATTATTTATGACGGACAAGAATTCGGCACCTTTAATTTTGCGAATAATGAATTTGAAGGAAAAATGACATATTCATATTGTGTTGCATTCTGTCAGGAAATTTATACCGATGATTTTGATTTTAGTGTACAGAAATATTAAGAAATTTTAGAATTCAACTCTATCACCGTAATTTCGGGTGGCATACCGACTCTTCCCGGAAAACCAATATATCCAATTCCGGTATTTACATAAAGTTGTTGCTCATTTTCAGAATAAATTCCGCCCCAGCGTTTATAACGCATATTTACCGGACTCCATCTCCATCCGGGAATTTCAATTCCAAATTGTGCACCATGCGTATGTCCAGAAAGTGTAAGATCAATATTTGTATAGCCTAAAACCTGTTCATCCCAATGTGTTGGATCATGCGACATTAATATTTTAAATTTATTCTCATCAACATTTTCCATCGCTTTTTTCAAATTGCCGTATTGAGGAAACGGCGGCAATCCCCAATTTTCAACACCCATCAATTCAATTGATTCACCCAATATTTCAATTTTTCTATTTTCATTCAGCAGTAAATCCAAGCCAATATTTTTCTGCAACTGTTTAAGTCTTTCCAAATTATTAAGTCTATCCATTTCCGATTTCCACTGAAAATATTCGCCGTAATCATGATTTCCCAAGATTGAATACTTGCCATATTTTGCTTTTAATTTGGATAATATTTCTAAAAAACTATCCATTTCTTCAGAGATATTATTTACCATATCTCCCGTAAATAAAAACAGATCTGGGTTTAAAGAATTTACACTTTGGACAATTTCTTCAACGAAATCTTTTTGATTTAACATGCTGCCGATATGAAAATCGGAAAGCTGAACGATTTTCAATCCGTTAAAATTTTTGGGGATTTTTGAGGAAAATATTTTTTCATTTCTAACGGTTATATTAAATCTTCCCCAGCCAATTCCGTAAATCAAAGACACAAACGGTATACCTGCTGTAATTATTCCAACTTGCGTTAAAAACTTACTTCTTGAAATTTTTTGCGAATTGACTTCTTCCGGATTTTGCTTTTTTATTTTGGAAATAAAATTTACCGATAAGCGAAAAATATCATCAATAAAATTAAAGCCGATAAATATTAACTTGGGAATGTAAAACAAAATAAAAGTACCGGATAAAAAATGAAAGTAAATAATAAATTCTGCGGGATTTATCCTTTCCTGAAGAGCCGGCACCAAAAATATTCCGGCAATCAAAATTACCGGAATAACCCAAAAGAGAATTTTAATTATTTTTTTTTGCGATTTGCCTAAATCGATTATTAATTTCTTTACTCCGCGAAACACATAAAAATCAATTGCTAATATTATTGCGCTGAAAATTAGCGCAAAGTATATTGGATTATTTCTCATATTATCTTTTTCTTGTTTTATGTTCTTTTAAAACCGATTTTATCATTTTACCAAACTCTTTATCACGTTTTCTTTTTTCAACATAAGAGCGTTCATAATATTGAGATTCTTTTCTTAACTTCATAAAATTGCCGTATCTTTTTTCTGAAATTTGATTGTTTTTAACCGCTTCAAGAATAGCACAACCCTTTTCAACCGTATGTGTACAATCGGAAAATTGGCATTGTTCCATTAGACTTGTAATTTCATCAAAAGTTTTTTCTATTCCGTCATTCGCTGAAATATTTCCAAGCTCACGCATTCCAGGCGTATCAATTATCATTGCGCCATTTTCTAACATCACAAGCTGACGCGACGTTGTTGTGTGTTTTCCTTTGCTGTCGCTTTTCCTTACTTCATTTGTTTGAAATTTATCTTCGCCCAAAAGTTTGTTTATAAACGTCGTTTTTCCAACTCCCGAAGAACCGATGATGCAGTACGTTTTCTTTGGCTGAAATATTTGGCGTAAATTTTCTATATCATCATTAAAGCTGCTGAACGCGTATGTTAGAATTTCCGGATTATCATTCTTTACTTTATCTGAAATTTTTTCAACTTCATTTGAATTAAGCAAATCAGATTTACTTAAAAGTATAACGGGTTTTATATTAAATTCATTCACCATTATCAAATATCGTTCAAGCCGATTTGTATTAAAATCATTATCTAAAGATTGAATTATTATCGCAAAATCAACATTTGCCGCAATTAATTGAAATTCTATTTTCTTGCCCGGTGATTTTCTTGTTAGCAAGGTCTTTCGTTCCAAAACTTTGTGTATTATCGCAGTCGAATCCTCATCAAAATTTTGAAAATAAACAAAATCTCCTACCGTAGGAAAATCCAAACTGCTTTCTGCCGAAAACATAAGATTGCCTGTCACTTTTGCAAAATATTCTTTTGTTCCGTCGTTGATTATAAAGCTTTCTCTATTTACTGATATAACTCGAGCTAATTTAAATTCCGCATTTTTATATAAATTAAGTTCTTCCTCATTAATGCCAAGCGAGTAAATATTCATTACTGATTTCTCCAAAATTAATAGTTTTCTATTATGATAGTTATTTTTCTATCTAAGTTTTTCGATGTAATTTTATAAGCATTGTGCTTAATAAAATTAATTTTTAGGCAATCATAATTCGGTTTGTTTTCTTGGCTATTTGTTGATTTAAAAATATATTTTTACCAATTTTTATACAAGAATTTTTACAAATAAAGATTTGTAATTATTTGTACTTTTTTAATATTATTTTAAAATATGATAACGAGCTTTATAACATTTTTCGCAACTGGATTAATCTTTATACTTTTATCAATTCCATTGATAAAACGAAAAATTAAGATTAATAATTGGTATGGAATACGACTTCCCCAAACAATGGAAAATGAAGCTGTTTGGTATGAAGTAAATGAAAAAGCCGGAAGATACATGTTTTTATTTGGCTGTTTGCTTTCATCAGTAACTGTATTATTATATTTTTTTCCATTTATCGATGAAGTTTATACCATTTTTATTTTGCTGGCGTTGCTTATCGCCGGGTCCATTTTATTAATCGTTAAATCAATAAGTTACGCGAACAGAATTGAAATTCAATAAAACTGAATTACTTTACTAATAACATTTTCTTGGAAAATACTTTGCCTTCGTTTTGAATTCGATATATATAAGCGCCGGCCGCTAAATTTGAACCGTCAAAAATTATTTTATAAATTCCGTTTTCTTTAACTTCATCAACTAAAGTGAAAATTTTTTGTCCTAATAAATTGAAAACATCAATGGTAACATTTGATTCCCGTGGAATTGAAAAACTAATTATTGTAGTTGGGTTAAACGGATTAGGGTAATTTTGGTAAAGTGTTAATTCGTTTGGAATTTCGTTATTTGAAATATTTGTTGTAATTTTTTCCAAAACCGCCGCTACAATTTTAGTGTTGGTTCCACTTTTTGTGCTGCCCTGCATTCCGGCCAGGTAAAATGAAACATTGCCCGTTCCTTCGGCAGGTGCCGTCCATGTAAATTTAGCCGTATCAATATTGTTGGAACTTGCGTGAATTCCACTTTCTGTACCGTTAATAGAATACAATGATGAATTACTTTTTGCCGTAAATGTTCCTGCAACAACAGTTGAACTGCCTACTCGTGAAGAAAGATTAAAATTCGAAATTTTATTTCCGCTGCTGTATGTTACAACTATATCATAAGTTTTCTGCGGTTCATATTCCGTTGGTAAACCATTGATTATTATTGATCCCTTGCCGCTGCCGTGACATGAAGACGCGCAAGTTCCTTTACTTCCCGGCGCACCTGAATATCCGGTATATGATGGTTTTGCAAATAAAATACCGGAAGCTAATAATAATGTCAATATATATTTCATTTAATTTCCATTTAGGTCAGTTCATATTATTATTTTAATGTTATTGATATTATTTAATTAAAATAGTTCAAAAAAAAATGACTTTTATAATTATACTTTTTTAATCATTTTTAAGACAACATATCTTAACAAAAAGTTTAATTAAAAATAATATATATGACCAACTCTTACATTAAATTTATAAATTCTTTAAAATTTATTTTTTTTAAATTTTTGTCGGAGTTATATTGCCTAAGCTTTTGACTATTGCTGTTTTTTTATTCTTTTCTAATTTAATAATTCATTGCCAAAATAACTCATATACAATTAGCGGCTTTGTATATGACGCTACGAACGGTGAAACTTTAATTGGCGCCAATATTTTTGTAAAAGAAATAAATGCCGGTACCGCTTCAAACTCATACGGATTTTACTCACTTACAATTCCATCCGGAAAATATAATGTTGAGATTAGCTTTGTAGGATTTGAAAAACAAGTACTAAAGTTTGATTTGACTAATAACATTAAACAAAATGTTCAACTTAAAAGATCTGATTTTAATTTGGAAGAAGTTATTGTTTCAGATAAAAAAGCCGATGAAAATATTAAATCCACCAAAATGGGAACTACTGAAATCGCGCCAAGAGAAATAGAAAAAGTTCCCGTAATTTTCGGTGAAAAAGATATTTTAAAAACTATTCAACTTTTACCCGGAGTTTCATCTGCGGGAGAAGGAAACAGCGGATTTATTGTCCGCGGAGGTTCCGCTGATCAGAATTTAATTATTCTTGATGAAGCACCCGTTTATAACGCTTCACATTTAATGGGATTTTTTTCAGTCTTTAATTCAGACGCGATTAAAAGCGCAAAAATTATAAAAGGAATCGGCGGACCTGAATACGGCGGAAGATTAAGTTCCGTACTTGATATTTCAATGAAAGACGGAAGCTTGAAAAATTATTCGGCTTATGGTGGTATTGGATTAATTTCTTCAAGACTTACAGTTGAAGGGCCAATTAAAGAAAATACCGGTTCTTTTATATTTGCCGGAAGAAGAACTTACGCCGATCTGTTTTTTCCGCTCTTTGGTGATGATCAGCTGAAAAAATCCGCATTGTACTTTTATGATTTTAACGGGAAGATTAATTATATGCTTGGCGAATCTGATCGCATTTATCTTTCCGGTTACAATGGAAGAGATATATTTAGCTTTAACAATGAATTTGGTTTTGATTGGGGAAACACTACTGCTACATTAAGATGGAATCATATTTTTAATGAAAAATTATTTTCAAATTCTACTTTAATTTACAGTGATTATAATTATGATATTAACATTGAAGATAGCGATCAATCCACAACTGTAAGTTCCGGTATTAGAGATATAAATTTTCTGCAGGATTTTCAATACTATTTTAACTCAAAAAATACTTTCAAATTCGGATTGAACGCTATTTATCACACTTTTCTTCCCGGTGAAATTTCTGTAACCGGAAATACTAATTTTAATTCAAAAAAAATTGATGACAATTTTGCCTTAGAGTTTAATTTATATTTTGGACATGAATGGAGTTTTTCCGACGTATTAAAATTTAATTATGGAATTCGATATTCAACTTTCAATTTGATAGGCAGCGGAAAAGTATATTCTTTTAACGAAGACGGAAATTTATTAAATACTAAAATCTACAGTGACGGCGAATTGATAAAAACATATAATTTTTTGGAACCAAGATTTTCCGCAAATTATTTGTTGGATGAAACAAGTTCAATCAAATTAGGATACGCAAGAAACACACAAAATATTCACCTGCTTTCTACGGCTTCCACTTCCACTCCTTTGGATATTTGGCAGCCAAGCACTTCAATTATTAAACCTGAAGAATCAAATTTAATTTCGTTGGGATATTTTAAAAACTTCGATAATAACTCATATGAATCTTCAATTGAAATTTATTATAAAGATATGAAGAATTTGATTGAGTATAAAAACGGCGCCGATATTTTCCTAAATGAATTTATAGAATCTCAATTAGTCTTTGGTGAAGGATGGTCATATGGCGCTGAATTTTACATTGGAAAGAAAATCGGAAATTTTACCGGATGGTTAAGTTATACGTTATCGGCAACCGAAAGAAAATTTGATAAAATCAATAACGGAAAAAGTTTTCCGGCAAGGCAGGACAAGACACATGATATTGCTTTAGTTGGAATTTATAATTTAAATGAAAATTGGTCATTATCCGCAAATTGGGTTTATTATACAGGAATCGCTGCGACTTTTCCAAGCGGTAAATATCAAATTGACGGACAAACTATTAATCTCTACACTGAAAGAAATGGTTATAGAATGCCTGATTACCATCGTATGGATTTGGGCGCGACTTATTATTTCAACAGATCAAACGAAAAAGAAATGAGTTTGACATTTTCCGCTTATAATGTTTACGCAAGACAAAATGCATTTCGCATTACATTTAAAGAAGATGAAAATGACCCGAATAAAACTCAAGCCGTTAAATTAGCATTATT is from Ignavibacteriota bacterium and encodes:
- the rsgA gene encoding ribosome small subunit-dependent GTPase A, giving the protein MNIYSLGINEEELNLYKNAEFKLARVISVNRESFIINDGTKEYFAKVTGNLMFSAESSLDFPTVGDFVYFQNFDEDSTAIIHKVLERKTLLTRKSPGKKIEFQLIAANVDFAIIIQSLDNDFNTNRLERYLIMVNEFNIKPVILLSKSDLLNSNEVEKISDKVKNDNPEILTYAFSSFNDDIENLRQIFQPKKTYCIIGSSGVGKTTFINKLLGEDKFQTNEVRKSDSKGKHTTTSRQLVMLENGAMIIDTPGMRELGNISANDGIEKTFDEITSLMEQCQFSDCTHTVEKGCAILEAVKNNQISEKRYGNFMKLRKESQYYERSYVEKRKRDKEFGKMIKSVLKEHKTRKR
- a CDS encoding metallophosphoesterase; translation: MRNNPIYFALIFSAIILAIDFYVFRGVKKLIIDLGKSQKKIIKILFWVIPVILIAGIFLVPALQERINPAEFIIYFHFLSGTFILFYIPKLIFIGFNFIDDIFRLSVNFISKIKKQNPEEVNSQKISRSKFLTQVGIITAGIPFVSLIYGIGWGRFNITVRNEKIFSSKIPKNFNGLKIVQLSDFHIGSMLNQKDFVEEIVQSVNSLNPDLFLFTGDMVNNISEEMDSFLEILSKLKAKYGKYSILGNHDYGEYFQWKSEMDRLNNLERLKQLQKNIGLDLLLNENRKIEILGESIELMGVENWGLPPFPQYGNLKKAMENVDENKFKILMSHDPTHWDEQVLGYTNIDLTLSGHTHGAQFGIEIPGWRWSPVNMRYKRWGGIYSENEQQLYVNTGIGYIGFPGRVGMPPEITVIELNSKIS
- a CDS encoding FAD-dependent oxidoreductase, whose product is MKKVVIVGGGVSGLFSAYYLNKLNFDVTIIDEYDFDNGCSHGNAGFVVPSHIIPLASPSMIPKAVKWMFNSKSPLSFYPRLNKDFISWCFKFLRSANKTHVNNSIVPLRDISFLSSNLYKEVAEELNNSFGLTSKGLLMLYKNEKTAEEEIALAKLSNKYGIETNILSKSDIQNLDPHCKYDVNGGVIYYCDSHFTPNYLIKSLVENLKSKNVNLVSNEVIRKIKFSSKHIRSIGGSKDTYEADSFLFASGVWTAELLKKLKVNIPLMPGKGYSFNVETRNNFPTYPSILVDERVAVTPMNGFLRIGGNMEIDLINHKVRTSRVKNMLDSFIKYYPELKFEMPEEDNIWHGLRPCSPDGLPYIGKSNKYGNLFIAAGHAMLGMSLGPATGKLISEIISNQKTSINIDDYNPERFN
- a CDS encoding TonB-dependent receptor, with the translated sequence MLPKLLTIAVFLFFSNLIIHCQNNSYTISGFVYDATNGETLIGANIFVKEINAGTASNSYGFYSLTIPSGKYNVEISFVGFEKQVLKFDLTNNIKQNVQLKRSDFNLEEVIVSDKKADENIKSTKMGTTEIAPREIEKVPVIFGEKDILKTIQLLPGVSSAGEGNSGFIVRGGSADQNLIILDEAPVYNASHLMGFFSVFNSDAIKSAKIIKGIGGPEYGGRLSSVLDISMKDGSLKNYSAYGGIGLISSRLTVEGPIKENTGSFIFAGRRTYADLFFPLFGDDQLKKSALYFYDFNGKINYMLGESDRIYLSGYNGRDIFSFNNEFGFDWGNTTATLRWNHIFNEKLFSNSTLIYSDYNYDINIEDSDQSTTVSSGIRDINFLQDFQYYFNSKNTFKFGLNAIYHTFLPGEISVTGNTNFNSKKIDDNFALEFNLYFGHEWSFSDVLKFNYGIRYSTFNLIGSGKVYSFNEDGNLLNTKIYSDGELIKTYNFLEPRFSANYLLDETSSIKLGYARNTQNIHLLSTASTSTPLDIWQPSTSIIKPEESNLISLGYFKNFDNNSYESSIEIYYKDMKNLIEYKNGADIFLNEFIESQLVFGEGWSYGAEFYIGKKIGNFTGWLSYTLSATERKFDKINNGKSFPARQDKTHDIALVGIYNLNENWSLSANWVYYTGIAATFPSGKYQIDGQTINLYTERNGYRMPDYHRMDLGATYYFNRSNEKEMSLTFSAYNVYARQNAFRITFKEDENDPNKTQAVKLALFSIVPSITFNFRF
- a CDS encoding SdpI family protein is translated as MITSFITFFATGLIFILLSIPLIKRKIKINNWYGIRLPQTMENEAVWYEVNEKAGRYMFLFGCLLSSVTVLLYFFPFIDEVYTIFILLALLIAGSILLIVKSISYANRIEIQ
- a CDS encoding T9SS type A sorting domain-containing protein; this translates as MKYILTLLLASGILFAKPSYTGYSGAPGSKGTCASSCHGSGKGSIIINGLPTEYEPQKTYDIVVTYSSGNKISNFNLSSRVGSSTVVAGTFTAKSNSSLYSINGTESGIHASSNNIDTAKFTWTAPAEGTGNVSFYLAGMQGSTKSGTNTKIVAAVLEKITTNISNNEIPNELTLYQNYPNPFNPTTIISFSIPRESNVTIDVFNLLGQKIFTLVDEVKENGIYKIIFDGSNLAAGAYIYRIQNEGKVFSKKMLLVK